The window GATGGGTAGGCAAAGCTCCCTGACTACCAAAGTCGTCAGAAGTAGCAACAATCCCAACACCAAACATATGTTGCCAAAGTCTGTTTACATAGACTCTTGAAGTTAATGGATTATCATCATCAAAAAACCAATCAGCTAATCCCAATCTATTGTTTTCAAATTTATCTGAGAATTCCAAAACACTTTCGGGAGTATTAAAGGAAACTTCCTTCCCCTTTGCATCATACACTCCTCTTTCGAGCAGGTATGTCTTTCGCAATCCCGGTGCGTCTTTCATAACCATCAAGTCAATCTTATTGACAGAATCAGGCATTTGAATGAACGACAAGTTATCGTTTACCTCTTCATCCGTAAGGGTAATGAAAGGGGCCGGGGTTTCATTATATTCAATTCTACCTTTTTCATCAAGTTGATTAAAAAAGGTGTACATGCCGTAAAACTCTTCCTGCGAAAGCGGATCGTATTTATGATCATGACAACGGGCACATTCCATCGTAAGTCCCATTAGAGCTTTTGAAGTAGTACTGGTTCTGTCAACTACATACTCCACGCGATACTCTTCATCGATAACTCCTCCCTCTTGTGTTATTTTATGATTTCTATTAAATCCGGAGGCCACAATCTGCTCCATAGAAGCATTTGGCATAAGATCTCCTGCCAATTGCCATTTGATAAATTTATCATAAGGCAAATTTTCATTAAACGCATGAATCACCCAATCTCGCCAAGGCCACATGACGCGTTCTAAATCGTCCTGATACCCATGACTATCGGCATAGCGGGCTATATCCATCCAGCCGGAAGCCATTCGTTCTCCATAGGCATCAGAAGCCAGTAGTTTGTCTACTACCTTTTCATAGGCATCACTACTTTGGTCACTTAAAAATTCATCGATATCTTCTAAACTTGGAGGCAATCCGGTCAAATCCAAATAAACTCTTCTCAACAGGGTTTCTTTATCGGCTTTTTCCGATGGAGACAATCCTTCGGACTCTATTTTTGCCAGGATAAAATAATCTATTTCATTTTTGGGCCAGGATGTATTTCCAACCCCTGGCACCTCTTTTTTCTTAGGTTTAACAAAAGCCCAATGATCGCTCCAAACCGCACCTTGCTCAATCCATTTTTTAAGCACTTGCTTTTCATTACCGGATAGTTTAAGATTCGATTCCGGAGGTGGCATTTGCGTTTTAGGGTCTTCCGAAAAAATGCGTTTCATGGCTATACTATTTTCGAAATCTCCAGGAACAATGGCAAATGCATGCGCATCATCCTTTAAGGCTGCATAGGCTCCTTCTTTTGTGTCTATTCTAAAATCAGCTTCACGCGTTCCACCATCCGGCCCATGACAAGCATAGCATTTATCAGACAAAATAGGTTTTACGTGTAAGCTGTAATCTATAACATCAGGTAAACCAACATCACCAACTGCTGCGGCCCCCTCTGAACCATTATGTTCATCAGATTTAATAACCTTTAAATCTCCTTCCGAAGGCCTGTTTAAAAACATCTTAAACAAAAACAAAAAGAGAAATGGCACTATAAAGAACCATAGTGATTTCCATTTTTTTGGTAAGTGTTTTTTGGTGGTCATAAATTTATTTTAAATAAAAAATAGTTGCATATCGTTAAAGGTAAAAAATATTTCGACCAATAACACAGCTAAAGCCCTGATTGTAAGGTTTTAGATCTTAAATTCAGCATCTATTAATCGGCTACCTTCTTCCTTGTCATAAACGGCATAATTGAACCCTTTACGAAGGCAATAACCACCATACTCTCCATTTTTATTCAAAGCGATAAATCCGACTTGCAGATAATCGAATTCAGGTTGATTTCTATGCAAATTATAGATGCGCTCAACAATCTCCTTACACGCTTCGGCCGGTGATTTCCCCTGACGCATCAATTCGACTACCATAGCACTTCCTGCTGTTCTGATCACAGCCTCTCCCAGTCCTGTAGCAGCTGCACCACCAACTTCATTATCTAAAAACAATCCGGCTCCTATAATTGGTGAATCTCCCACCCGTCCGTGCATTTTCCATGCAGCACCACTGGTAGTACATGCCCCTGACAGGTTACCGTGTTCATCGAGTGCCAAGGAACTGATGGTATCGTGATTCTCTATATTGATTACAGGTTTGTACTCAGAATTTTCAAGCCAGTTTTCATAGGCCTTCTGCGCTTTTTCCGTAAGAAGGTTTTGAGTTTTAAAGCCCTGTGTTAATGCAAATTGCTTAGCTCCCTCACCTACCAGCATCACATGAGGTGTTTCCTCCATCACCTTACGGGCCACCGAAATCGGATGCATAATACCCTGAAGGAAAGCTACCGACCCGGACCGGCTATTATGATCCATAATACAGGCATCTAAGGTTACTTTTCCTTCCCTGTCGGGCAATCCTCCGTAACCGACACTCATCTCATCAGGATTGGCCTCGGCTGTTTTAACCCCTGCTTCAACCGCATCTAATGCAGTCCCTCCTTTTTCAAGTATTTTCCATGCCTCTTCGTTTGCAGGCATACCATGATTCCAGGTTGATATGATAACCGGTTTTTTTACTTTTTTTGCAGCGGTTTCTTTTTTTGCAGCACCGGGGTATCCATTATCAACACATGCGCTTAATGTTCCGATGGCAGCAGTGCTTAGTGCTGCATTTGTTATAAATTTTCTCCTGTTTATCATCTTAGTATATTTTATTAGTCAATGGTAATTCTGCTGTGCTAAACAAATCATCATTCGGCTCATTTGCCATTTCGAAGAGCAACTTGCCTCCGTTTATAATTTCTTTATGGGTGATATACAGCCTGTTTAATTGTGTTCCGTTCAGCGTAATACGCTTAACATATTTATGATCCTTATCTAAATTCCTTGCTTCCACGGTAAAAGTTCTACCATTTGGTAATTTTATAGTTGCACTTTTAAACAGAGGGGCCCCAAGACTATAAACTCCCTGAGCCGGATTGACAGGATAGAAACCTAAGGAACTAAAAATATACCAGGATGACATTTGACCGCAATCTTCATTCCCACAATGACCGTTCGGTTCATTTTTATACTGTGATTCTAATATCTGCCTTACCCTTTTTTGAGTTTCAGATGGTTTACCTATGTGATTATACAAATAAGCTACATGGTGACTCGGTTCATTTCCATGTGCGTACTGGCCTATCATCCCTGTACTAAAGATCGGCAATTTGTCTTCCGGGGCAGGTTCATAAGTAAACATGGAGTCCAATTTTTGTGTAAATCGATCATTTCCTCCAGTCACTTCTATTAGACCTTTAATATTTTGAGGCACAAACCAGAAATAATGCCATGCATTACTTTCACAGTAATACGGAGAATAGTCTTTAGGAACAAAGGGGGATATAAATTCACCCTTCGTATCTTTAGGCCGAAAGAATGTGGATTCCTGATCATACAGGTTTTTCCAGTTTTCAGATCTTTCTGAAAAATATTCATAATCGTCTTGCTTCCCAAGGCTTTTAGCAAACATAGCTATACACCAGTCCCCATAAGCGTATTCAACCGTTTTGGATACAGACCAGTTCTCATGGTGCTCATCTACGGGTACATAGCCTAATGCTTTATACTGATCGATCTGTCTTTCATCGACCATTGCACTTGTCTTACAAGCCTCATAGGCAAGCTCCGCGTCAAAATCAAAACCTTTAAAGTAAGCATCCACTATTACCGGAACCGCATGATACCCTATCATCATATTAGTTTCATTTCCTTGCATCGACCAAACCGGCAGCGTTCCGGTTTCTTTATAATGAGCCAATAAAGATTTTATAAAATGAGGTACTTTTTCCTGTTGGATAATCGTATATAGCGGATGTGCCGCTCTGAAGGTATCCCAAAGTGAAAAAGTATCAAAACGTTCAAAGCCCTCCGCTTTCATTACTGTATCATTGGCACCTTTATACAGGTCGTTATGGTCACTCAATAAGGTGGGTGCAAGCATGGACTGATACATCATCGTATAAAAAACCGTTTTTTGATCTTTATCATCTGTATCAATAACTATTTTTTGCAATTCGTTCTCCCAAAGGTTTTGGGCTTGTCTTTTATATTCATCAAAGTTAAAATGTGGCGCTTCTTTTTCGAGCGATTTATAGGCTCCTTCCATATTCGCGGAGGACACACCTGTTTTAACTATAATTTGTTCATCTTTTTTTGTATGGTAATTCAATACAATTTTGGTATCTGTTCCCTGAGCTGGTGAAGAAACTTTAATACTGTCATTAAAAATTTCATAGCCGGAAAAATCTTTGGAAAATTCCATAACGAAATAAACCCGCTGGTCTTTTGCCCAACCGGTTGATTTTCTATAGCCTTCAATAGTATGACCATCTATTACTTTTATGTAGGTATCTGTTGGGCGATCCCAGTTAAGCGCATAACCAAGATCGATGTGAATCTGACTTAATTCATCTTCAGGGAAAGTATATCGGTGAATTCCGGTTCTTTTTGTAGCCGTCAGCTCAGCTTTTATACCGTAATCCAGAAGATCTACAGTATAGTAGCCGGGAGCTGCATACTCCTTCTTGTGATCAAAAGAAGAAAACGGTTTAAAATTGTTTTCCTTAATTCTTTTCGAAAACCTGCTGTTTGTCGGCATTACAAGAATATCGTACAAATCGCCAGCTCCGGTACCGGTAAGATGCATATGAGAAAAGCCTGAAATGATGGAATCCTGATAAAAATATCCGGCAATGCGGTCCCATCCGGGAATCCCTATATCCGGACTTAACTGCACCATACCAAAAGGCACCGTAGCACCCGGATATGTATTTCCGGGACCATCGGTGCCTATAAAGGTATTTACATAATTTATCAGGTTGGGGAATCCTTTTATTTTGGTTGTCCGTTGTTCTTTACAACCAATAAAAACTAATAGAACAATGTAAAAATACCTTAGGTTCATTTATCTTGTATTGTTATTCTTTTGAAGCTTTTATAGCTGCTAATTGCTCATCCGTTATAGCCGGCCCGTCAAAGAAAGAGATTCCTTTTGCGCCATTATCTTTAGCTAATTGTATTGCCTGAGCAACATCTTCAGCACTCATGGTCGGCACATATACCCCTGTATGAAGCTCTACTCCCTTTCCTTCAAGGTCTTTAACGCCTTGTCCTGTAGCATAACCAATCCAATCTACTTCTTCGTTGTAAAAGTTATTATAGATCATTGGTAAAACCATATCGATGTTCCATTTATCCCAACGCTGACGTACCATATGGTCTGCCATTTCAGGGTAAGGAAAAACGGCTGCGGTTAATATTTTACCATTGTCATGAGCAATTTCATAAGCCTGGTCTACTACTGCCTTGATCTTGTTCAAGCGAAACTGTTTCCACTCCATATCAATAGCAGGATTGTCAAAATCTCTTGGATTTTTATGGTGAACCTTTTCGAATTCGGCCACACATACATCGCAATAACAAAAATCAAATTCAGGCAACTCCTCTTCTTGTTTTAAGTTATACTTCGGCAATAGCCCGATCGGCAAGAAAATATCCGGTAAACGGATATAATCAAGATGCACACTGGCTACACCCTCTACTTTAGACAATCCTTCCACCAAACTCAACACGTGCCCGGTAGATTCTTTTCTGGAAGGGCACATCCACTGATAGTAATCCACATAAGGACGGGTATCGTGACAAGATTTACCATCCCTGCTTACTGCATACCAATCAGGATGCTTTAAGGCAACTGTATCTCCAGGTCTGTTCATCGCCATAATCCAGGCATGAACTTCCAGGCCTTCTTTTTTAGCCACAGGAACTAAACGGGATAATAATTCAGGATCTGTATTCGTATTAATTAATACGGCATCAATACCACTGTTTTTATATTTTTTGAATTCTTCAGTATATGACGAATCTGTTCTCTTTGAATTGGCTGTTATCCAGGTCCAATACTTAAAGTCATTGTCCCCGGTTTCTTCTGCAACAGCTGCTGCCTCAGTCCTGGCTTCTGATTTCTTGTCATTCTGAACACAAGAAACTAAAGAAACCAAAGCAATTATAAATGTCGATTTTAATAGACGCATGATTTGTTATTTAGTTTATTTATAAGGTTTTTGTGTTATCTGCACTTTACAACTAAGCGTCTGAACTGTTGCTTTATCAAGACTGTTTTGTTTGCATGACATAAACAACAAGACGGTGGTTACTAAAGTGAGGGCGTTTCTTCTTTATTATTCTATTTAAGGTTACTTGTAATCCTATCTCTTTACAGACCAGATATCTGATCATAGGCTTTTCGTTAATAAGTATTTAAATCACTTATACAGACTGTCAAAAAGCGCATTCAACAACTCCTGGTTCTTATCCAGACTATATTCCCAAAACATAGCGCCTCCGAGTTCGTGTTCCTTAATGAACTCGGCTTTCATACCGATTTCCTTCGATGTTTCCCAGGAAATAAAAATACTGTCCTGCTCGTTCCACAGATACGGGGCCTTTGCAGATTCATCATATAGCTTTTTATAGTTACCCGATGCCAGTTTTCCCACAATATCATTATACGATACAATACCCCCCGTTGACATGGCTGATTGATAGAGACCATTGTTTTTTGGTGTCACCTTTTCCCATTGTCTGCCATAAAAAGGAATCCCCATAATTAACTTATTAGAAGGAACCCCTGCCTTCAAATGTCTTGCAACAGCTTCTTTAGCACTATTACCTCCAAACTTTTCTTTATCTGAAGGGTATAAGTTGGCATGATGGCCGGTTTGGTAATGCCACCCATGATAAAAATCGTAACACATGATATTGATAAAATCGAGATATTCTTGTGCCTTTCCTAAATCAGTATGATCTATATACGCCTGGTCTGCACCGGTAGCAATAGTCAACAAGTAATGTACATTGTCTTTTTCTCCCTGCTCGGTTAGAGCTTCACGAATTGTTTGTAGTAATAGGGCAAAGTTTTCTTTGTCTGATGGACGAAAGGCATTATCCTCGCCTCGCTGACCAGGATACTCCCAATCCAGGTCCACCCCGTCAAAACCATGCTTTTTCATAAGTTGCACGCAACTATTGGCAAACTTTTTTCTAGCCGCTTCTGAAGCTGCTACATGTGAAAATTCATTAGACCACACCCAGCCTCCAACAGAATAAAGCACTTTCAATTCGGGATTATTCTTTTTAAGGGCTATTAAGCTGGCAATTTTCGCAACATCAGTCTCCAGCTCGAATTGCACGCCGCCATCGACGATATTTGCAAATGCATAATTAACATGGGTTAATTTGGTTGCATCAACTTGTGCCGGATCAAAATCTTCATAACCCGCTACATAACCTATAACCTTCATAGGGTTGTTTTTGTCTTTCGCTCCCTCTTCTTTAGTATCTGAACAAGCAAAAAGCATCAGACTAACAAAAAAGAAGACACCCGATCTTATCAATTTGTTTACGTTATTAATTAAGCTCTGTTGTAGCATTTCTAATCTTTTCTCTAAATATAATTAAGTCTGCTAACCGAATCCTTCCCTTACCCTCATTTAACTTTCTACACCAGCATTCAAATTCAATTTTTAATTTTTAAAAAATCTCCGTCTTCCTTTATGATTAAAACCTGATTCGTAAATGGACTCCCCACTTTGATGTTCCATCCCTGCTCATGCAATTCTATGGAAGGCTGAATCTCTTTCCCCTTTACTTTTATCGGCTCCTGAGCCAACTCATCCATAGTAGCCGCCCATTTCCCATTTTTATTTTTGAAAGCTTTTTGTTTTCTGTACAAAGCGTACATCTGCCATTTAATGGCCTCGTCGTCAGGGATTGTAAATATTTCTTTTTGCCCGGCTTCCTTTGAAGAAAAATATACATACCCCCAATGCTCAGGTTCGTGCATATTAATAACGCCCTGAGGAGACCATACCCAGTTGTATTCAGGAAGATACTTCCCTTTGGCATCTTTTTTACGTTCGTAACGTCCGTTAACCAATTCGAAATCCCAATTTACTCTCGAAAAGTTAATTCTCCAGAATTCATCGGCTGGCACTTTTCCATGTGTATTGGCCTCTGTCAAGACTTTCCATGGCATTGCGATCTCAACGCTCCACCCCTTATCTTCATCACCCGCATCGTTAAGAGTTCCATCTACATGAACTGCTGTTTTAATGCCCTGAATATCCCAACTGTCGATTACCGGTGCATGTTCGCGATATGGTTTTACCAAATACAAATCCCAGATAGTATTGAGGGCATTCATTTCAAATTCCATATAGTTATGGGTATCACCATCGGGGTCGATAAATATTTCAAAATCGTTATTATAAAATATCACCGTATCCCGTTGTTTTAAAGTTCCCCATACGTGTGGCTCTTTCATTTCGGCAAAGAAATACAGGTATTCATCATCCCAAAGCATCTTCATGTTTGTCTTGTATGTTGGCGTCTTACCCCCTTCTATATCTATAAAGTCTTCACTCCAGGAAGCATTCTCCCATGAGTTTTCATCTGCTTTCCCGTCGATTTGAATCGACTCTGAAGTTTTATGAGCCACATAACTTCTGGGAGCTTTAGAGGCTGATTGGGCGCAAGCGGTCACTACAAAACCACTTGCCAACACAAACACCGAATGCTTTATTAAATATGTAAAATTTCTTTTTTGTCGTGCCATACTATAAGCTATTCTCTTTAATAAAATCTATTATTTCGCTTATGCGGCCAAAAGCCATTGCTGTTACGGTATCTGCGGCACCATAATACAGGGCTAACTTATCATCTTCATGAGAATGCAATGCTGCACAAGGGAACACTACGTTCGGAACATCTCCAACCGTTTCGTATATCTCAGCAGGTCCCAGCATATATGGCTGTGTCCTGTATTTTACTTTATCAGGTTCATGTATATCGAGTATCGCTGCTCCCACAGCATATCTAAATCCGTTACAGGTATTGATTACCCCGTGATAAAACAACAACCAGCCTTCATCGGTTAAAATTGGTACAGGCCCGGCACCGATTTTAGTACATTGCCATGCACTGTCTTCAAAGGGGGTTACCTTCATAACACATCGATGTTCTCCCCAATACTTCATATCCGGACTATAGCTTATATATATATCCCCAAAAGGCGTATGTCCATTATCACTCGGACGGCTTAACATGGCATACTTGCCGTTAATCTTTTTTGGAAACAGCACTCCGTTCCTATTGAAAGGCAAAAATGCATTTTCACACTGAAAGAATTCTTTAAAATCGAACGTATAGGCTATACCTATCGTAGGACCATGGTATCCATTACACCAGGTAACCCAGTAACGGTCTTCTATAAATGTTACCCTCGGATCGTATTTATAATCAGAATCTATCATTTGGGTATTACCCGCTTTCATCTGAATCGGCTCATGGTTAATATCCCAATGGATGCCATCTTTGCTGAACCCTGCAAAAATATTCATTTGCACAGCCTTATTATCACATCTGAACACACCGGCATATCCATCTTCGAAAGGTACTACGGCACTATTGAATATACTATTAGATGTCGGTATGGCATACCTGTCAATAATCGGGTTTTCGCTATAGCGCCACAACACATCACTACAATTCTCAGGTCTATCCTGCCACGGAAATTTACTCATCAATTTTAATTTTTATACTTTTTAACTTTATCTAGCCAAGTGAATTTGAGGATTCCCGAAGTTACTACAAAAACGGCTGTCCATACAAGTGTTTTCGGATAATCTCTCACCATTAAGAATATAGGCATCAATATCATACTGGATTGCCATACGATTCCGATGGCACAATTCAGCATATCCATACCAAATTGTTTGTTCTTTTCAATCGATCCGTCTTCTTTTTTCAACTCATACAATACCGGTTTCCACCATCCCCAGGGCCTT of the Zhouia spongiae genome contains:
- a CDS encoding PSD1 and planctomycete cytochrome C domain-containing protein, which gives rise to MTTKKHLPKKWKSLWFFIVPFLFLFLFKMFLNRPSEGDLKVIKSDEHNGSEGAAAVGDVGLPDVIDYSLHVKPILSDKCYACHGPDGGTREADFRIDTKEGAYAALKDDAHAFAIVPGDFENSIAMKRIFSEDPKTQMPPPESNLKLSGNEKQVLKKWIEQGAVWSDHWAFVKPKKKEVPGVGNTSWPKNEIDYFILAKIESEGLSPSEKADKETLLRRVYLDLTGLPPSLEDIDEFLSDQSSDAYEKVVDKLLASDAYGERMASGWMDIARYADSHGYQDDLERVMWPWRDWVIHAFNENLPYDKFIKWQLAGDLMPNASMEQIVASGFNRNHKITQEGGVIDEEYRVEYVVDRTSTTSKALMGLTMECARCHDHKYDPLSQEEFYGMYTFFNQLDEKGRIEYNETPAPFITLTDEEVNDNLSFIQMPDSVNKIDLMVMKDAPGLRKTYLLERGVYDAKGKEVSFNTPESVLEFSDKFENNRLGLADWFFDDDNPLTSRVYVNRLWQHMFGVGIVATSDDFGSQGALPTHPELLDWMAVSFKDSGWDIKAMLKKIAMSATYQQSSKITPKLLKTDPDNILLARAPRYKLPAEVIRDNVLATSGLLEEKIGGPSVKPYQPPGLWAETTSGVGLTKYIPDTGKSLYRRSLYTFWKRTVPPPSMITFDAATRDFCEVKRQKTSTPLQALVLLNDPQVVEASRVLATTTLQNETLSREERIKHIFRSVLSRYPSQKELENCISYLDDIEEDGDNSEEAFAILEIGVREIPADISKHQLRAYTLLANMIFNLDEAVTKI
- a CDS encoding N(4)-(beta-N-acetylglucosaminyl)-L-asparaginase, with product MINRRKFITNAALSTAAIGTLSACVDNGYPGAAKKETAAKKVKKPVIISTWNHGMPANEEAWKILEKGGTALDAVEAGVKTAEANPDEMSVGYGGLPDREGKVTLDACIMDHNSRSGSVAFLQGIMHPISVARKVMEETPHVMLVGEGAKQFALTQGFKTQNLLTEKAQKAYENWLENSEYKPVINIENHDTISSLALDEHGNLSGACTTSGAAWKMHGRVGDSPIIGAGLFLDNEVGGAAATGLGEAVIRTAGSAMVVELMRQGKSPAEACKEIVERIYNLHRNQPEFDYLQVGFIALNKNGEYGGYCLRKGFNYAVYDKEEGSRLIDAEFKI
- a CDS encoding GH92 family glycosyl hydrolase, translated to MNLRYFYIVLLVFIGCKEQRTTKIKGFPNLINYVNTFIGTDGPGNTYPGATVPFGMVQLSPDIGIPGWDRIAGYFYQDSIISGFSHMHLTGTGAGDLYDILVMPTNSRFSKRIKENNFKPFSSFDHKKEYAAPGYYTVDLLDYGIKAELTATKRTGIHRYTFPEDELSQIHIDLGYALNWDRPTDTYIKVIDGHTIEGYRKSTGWAKDQRVYFVMEFSKDFSGYEIFNDSIKVSSPAQGTDTKIVLNYHTKKDEQIIVKTGVSSANMEGAYKSLEKEAPHFNFDEYKRQAQNLWENELQKIVIDTDDKDQKTVFYTMMYQSMLAPTLLSDHNDLYKGANDTVMKAEGFERFDTFSLWDTFRAAHPLYTIIQQEKVPHFIKSLLAHYKETGTLPVWSMQGNETNMMIGYHAVPVIVDAYFKGFDFDAELAYEACKTSAMVDERQIDQYKALGYVPVDEHHENWSVSKTVEYAYGDWCIAMFAKSLGKQDDYEYFSERSENWKNLYDQESTFFRPKDTKGEFISPFVPKDYSPYYCESNAWHYFWFVPQNIKGLIEVTGGNDRFTQKLDSMFTYEPAPEDKLPIFSTGMIGQYAHGNEPSHHVAYLYNHIGKPSETQKRVRQILESQYKNEPNGHCGNEDCGQMSSWYIFSSLGFYPVNPAQGVYSLGAPLFKSATIKLPNGRTFTVEARNLDKDHKYVKRITLNGTQLNRLYITHKEIINGGKLLFEMANEPNDDLFSTAELPLTNKIY
- a CDS encoding putative glycoside hydrolase, producing the protein MRLLKSTFIIALVSLVSCVQNDKKSEARTEAAAVAEETGDNDFKYWTWITANSKRTDSSYTEEFKKYKNSGIDAVLINTNTDPELLSRLVPVAKKEGLEVHAWIMAMNRPGDTVALKHPDWYAVSRDGKSCHDTRPYVDYYQWMCPSRKESTGHVLSLVEGLSKVEGVASVHLDYIRLPDIFLPIGLLPKYNLKQEEELPEFDFCYCDVCVAEFEKVHHKNPRDFDNPAIDMEWKQFRLNKIKAVVDQAYEIAHDNGKILTAAVFPYPEMADHMVRQRWDKWNIDMVLPMIYNNFYNEEVDWIGYATGQGVKDLEGKGVELHTGVYVPTMSAEDVAQAIQLAKDNGAKGISFFDGPAITDEQLAAIKASKE
- a CDS encoding glycoside hydrolase family 18 protein, with protein sequence MLQQSLINNVNKLIRSGVFFFVSLMLFACSDTKEEGAKDKNNPMKVIGYVAGYEDFDPAQVDATKLTHVNYAFANIVDGGVQFELETDVAKIASLIALKKNNPELKVLYSVGGWVWSNEFSHVAASEAARKKFANSCVQLMKKHGFDGVDLDWEYPGQRGEDNAFRPSDKENFALLLQTIREALTEQGEKDNVHYLLTIATGADQAYIDHTDLGKAQEYLDFINIMCYDFYHGWHYQTGHHANLYPSDKEKFGGNSAKEAVARHLKAGVPSNKLIMGIPFYGRQWEKVTPKNNGLYQSAMSTGGIVSYNDIVGKLASGNYKKLYDESAKAPYLWNEQDSIFISWETSKEIGMKAEFIKEHELGGAMFWEYSLDKNQELLNALFDSLYK
- a CDS encoding carbohydrate-binding family 9-like protein codes for the protein MARQKRNFTYLIKHSVFVLASGFVVTACAQSASKAPRSYVAHKTSESIQIDGKADENSWENASWSEDFIDIEGGKTPTYKTNMKMLWDDEYLYFFAEMKEPHVWGTLKQRDTVIFYNNDFEIFIDPDGDTHNYMEFEMNALNTIWDLYLVKPYREHAPVIDSWDIQGIKTAVHVDGTLNDAGDEDKGWSVEIAMPWKVLTEANTHGKVPADEFWRINFSRVNWDFELVNGRYERKKDAKGKYLPEYNWVWSPQGVINMHEPEHWGYVYFSSKEAGQKEIFTIPDDEAIKWQMYALYRKQKAFKNKNGKWAATMDELAQEPIKVKGKEIQPSIELHEQGWNIKVGSPFTNQVLIIKEDGDFLKIKN
- a CDS encoding glycoside hydrolase family 130 protein, producing the protein MSKFPWQDRPENCSDVLWRYSENPIIDRYAIPTSNSIFNSAVVPFEDGYAGVFRCDNKAVQMNIFAGFSKDGIHWDINHEPIQMKAGNTQMIDSDYKYDPRVTFIEDRYWVTWCNGYHGPTIGIAYTFDFKEFFQCENAFLPFNRNGVLFPKKINGKYAMLSRPSDNGHTPFGDIYISYSPDMKYWGEHRCVMKVTPFEDSAWQCTKIGAGPVPILTDEGWLLFYHGVINTCNGFRYAVGAAILDIHEPDKVKYRTQPYMLGPAEIYETVGDVPNVVFPCAALHSHEDDKLALYYGAADTVTAMAFGRISEIIDFIKENSL